In Lachnospiraceae bacterium, the DNA window GATCTCTGTATTCATACCTGTAGCTGTGACCAGGACAGTAGCTCTTCCGTATGCTACCAGGCTTCCGGAATAAACCATGTTGGTGCGGTCTGCCAGCGCCACTTCCCCTTCCAGGGCCATTTCCTGCTTATCTACATTGGTAGATTCTCCTGTAAGGGAGCTTTCATTTACCTGAAGGGAATAATTATGAAGGATCCTTCCGTCTGCAGCTACCATATCTCCTGCTTCTAATTCCAGGATATCTCCCGGCACCACATCTTTGGCCGGCATTTCCTGTTTTATGCCATCCCTTATTACTTTTGCCGCCGGTGCTGACAGCTGTTTTAAACTCGCCAGTGATTTTTCTGCCTTTACATGCTGTATGGTTCCCAGGACTGCATTCATTACAAGGACAGCGAAAATAACGATGGTACTTTCCTCATTTCCGGAAAACATGGATATAATAGCTGCTCCGATCAGGATCACTACCATCAGGTCTTTAAACTGATCTAAAAAGACCTGAAACGGGCTTTTCTTTTTGCCCTCTTTGAGCATATTTTCTCCTGCTTCCAGACGTATTTTTCCCGCCTGCTCTGTAGTCAGTCCCTGTTCTGATGTCTGACAGGCCTTTAATGCCTCTTCAGGCGACAGGTTCCACATATTTTTTTCTGTCATAATGCTCCACTCCTTCTTTATGTTCTCCCAGAATCTTTTTGTACCTGATTTTATGAGAAGACTCCGAGAGGACATCTTTTAGTATGCCAGGAAAAGTTCCTTTAAAATCAAAAAAGCGGGACTTTTATTGCACAAAAAATATGCAATAAAAGTCTCGCTCCATTTACATATGTACTGTCCGGCTGCAGGTCTAATGTATCTTCACTATCCTGCTGCGTGATGACGACCAGCACAACACCAAAAACCGGTGTGAACTACTCCCTGATATCTGAACTTAAAATAACACAACCTGCGGCAAAATGTCAACAGGTTTAATCCTGTTTTCCGGCTTTTTATCTGTATATTTTTATCTATACCGTTTTTTCATGGAAAATCCACGTCCGCTGACTTCACTGACACGGTTCACAACCATAAAGCTTTCAGGATCGATGGTATGGATCAGTTTTTCAATCTTTGGCACTTCCCTGTTGGAGATCACACTGAAGATCATCTGGGTCTGCTTCTTTAAATAGCCGGTCTCACCAGATAACATTGTCACGCCCCGGTCCATTTCTGCCAGGATGGCTTCGCGGATCTCCTGAGCATGTTCGCTGATGACTCTTACTTCTGTACGGGTAGTTCCCATTAACATCAGTTTATCTAAAACCAGTGTATAGGTCATGACCAGGATCAGACCATAAAGTACCTTTTCCGGCGGATTTCCTACTGCCTGGACCAAAAGGATGCAAAAGTCAAACACATACATGGAAACAGAGACCGGGATCTTGAAATAATAGTTCAGCACCAGAGGGGGAATATCCATACCACCAGTAGATGCGCCTGCACGGATCACGATCCCTAATGAACCGCCAATGCCAAGTCCCGAAAAAACAGTGCATAAAAACAGATCCTGTGTCAATACAAGATCGCCGAAAAGCTTTTCAAAAAATCCAAGGGCGATCGGATAAACAAAGGTACTCACAACCGTTGTAAGGGCAAATTTACGTCCCATAACCTTCCAGCCGATAAGAAGCATGGTCACATTAAATATAAATACAAAAGAAGCTACCGGCACTCCAAAGGTACGGTTTAATGCCAGACCAATACCTGTAGTTCCGCCTGTCAGCAGCCCCGCCGGCATTAAAAACAGTTTCACAGCCAGTGCATACAATATATTTCCCAATATGACCACAGCCAGGGAACCTGCTTTCTGTGCATGGTCTTTCCAGTTTTCTGCTTTTGTTTCCATCGTAACCTCCTCCTGAATCAGTGAACGCGCCACTGGCGTGTTCTCCATATGCTTTGGCAAAAAAAACGCCTGTCAGGGAATTTTCCCTAACAGACGTGGATCAAGGCTTCTGCCTAATACAGTTTTCAGTATAAAGAACAGATGGGATTCTGTCAAGACAGATCCCGCTGGAAATATTTATTGATAATCATTTATAAGAAACAATGGCTTTATGGCCATAATCTCATCATACTCTTCCTGAGATACCTGAACCTGGGAATTAACCTGTTTCAGGTCTGCTTTTACCTGTTCCAAGGCTGCTATCTGGCTGTCTGCCCGTCCCTGACAGATCACCTGGATCATCCATTGAAGAGTAACAGGATGCAGATAACGAAATGGGATCTGCATTCCTTTAGTATAATCTTTGCCATATTTTTCCACTGCCTCTTCTGCTGCTGCAAGCCGGCTTTCAATGGCTTCCCGGTTATTGCGGCTGGTCGGCATTACATTGGCTCCAGAAAAAAGAAAGATCGCTGCAATACCAAACAAAACAAACCATACTGCAAAAGGTGCCTGCGTCCTTAGGGAAATAACACCGTATGTCAAAGCTGCTATACCTAAAAGAACGAAAAATAACGCTCCCCATTTATAATAAGGTTTTGTCTGTTCATATGTACGTTTTTTACGGGCCGCATTGGAAAGCTCTGTAAAAAGCACTGGTTTTTGTTCCAGATACTCTTTTGCCTCAAGCAGCTGTTCTACTGTTTCCCCTGCTTTTTCACTTAGTGGTACTGTTTTTTTCTGCCTCTTTAGTTTCTCTTCTTCTGCCATGCGGACTTCCGCTGCATGACTGACTGTTTTGATCTGGGGAAAATCCTGCCGGATCCATGAAAGAAATATGTCCACCTGATCTTCATATTTAAAGTTACACTGCTTTTCCTTACCATCCTCATATACAACTACCAGATAAGGGATCGTAGCAAACATACCTTTCCCGCTGAATCCTCCTTTGCTCATAGCAACACGCTTAAAAACACGGGAAACGGATCTGACCGGTATATAATACTGGCGGTCAATATAAAAGCTGTTCAGATACAGTGCCTTTTTACCAACCCCGCAGGGACCGAT includes these proteins:
- a CDS encoding ATPase P; its protein translation is MFLKPQKLGNDGLSEEELLADRKNCKKIGPCGVGKKALYLNSFYIDRQYYIPVRSVSRVFKRVAMSKGGFSGKGMFATIPYLVVVYEDGKEKQCNFKYEDQVDIFLSWIRQDFPQIKTVSHAAEVRMAEEEKLKRQKKTVPLSEKAGETVEQLLEAKEYLEQKPVLFTELSNAARKKRTYEQTKPYYKWGALFFVLLGIAALTYGVISLRTQAPFAVWFVLFGIAAIFLFSGANVMPTSRNNREAIESRLAAAEEAVEKYGKDYTKGMQIPFRYLHPVTLQWMIQVICQGRADSQIAALEQVKADLKQVNSQVQVSQEEYDEIMAIKPLFLINDYQ
- a CDS encoding YitT family protein, which codes for METKAENWKDHAQKAGSLAVVILGNILYALAVKLFLMPAGLLTGGTTGIGLALNRTFGVPVASFVFIFNVTMLLIGWKVMGRKFALTTVVSTFVYPIALGFFEKLFGDLVLTQDLFLCTVFSGLGIGGSLGIVIRAGASTGGMDIPPLVLNYYFKIPVSVSMYVFDFCILLVQAVGNPPEKVLYGLILVMTYTLVLDKLMLMGTTRTEVRVISEHAQEIREAILAEMDRGVTMLSGETGYLKKQTQMIFSVISNREVPKIEKLIHTIDPESFMVVNRVSEVSGRGFSMKKRYR